ATTCTTCGCTTTCTCTAACGAAGTGAGCTTGCAGCTCAATTAAGGAGACTAACCTGCATGGCCTATCTCCCTGAAAAAGACGGATGAGAACAGCTGATCCTCTTCCATCTCTGATAGTGGCTGAAGCCAGCCAACCAAGAGCTCCTCTTCCTTAAATAAGAACACGTACTTATAATCAAGCATCGAGACTGTGGATATTAGCTGGATTAAATTGTTTAGTGGGGTAGGACAGAAGGTGCTCTTGAAACAGGGAATCCCTACTCCATAGCATTTAATACATTAACATCCTTTTGGGTACTGTGTCAGGAGGCTTGGTATACAAGTATTTCCTTTCCCTGGGGCCACTTGCAAGTCTGCTCAATTCTTCCTTTGATGGCTCAAGTGATTAGATGTTAACAAGAGGAACTTAGGCACTTAACATTAGGGAATTTTAGCACCAGGCTCACACCCCTCTCTCTATTCAGCTAAGGGATTTTTCTCATTCCTCACAAATGTTAACAGCAGGTACATAAAGCAATTAGACATTATCGCTTCTCTGGTCTTTATTACTTCCTACCTTGTATCAGCTATTTTGCAAGCAATAAAAGAGCTGAACTGACAGGATGGTGCAGGCtattctgcttcctttccttaTTCTGTATGAAAACACTGGGTCATGGAGGCACATGGACAGGCTGTGAGCTGCAGTGCTTTAGACCATTACTGCCAATTGCCATGGTGTTTTACAAGGGGAAAAACCACAGGTAGTAAAAAACAGACATACAGAGATCATAGAGAAGGTGATGTGGAGAATATTGGAAGAGCATAGGGACATAAAGGCTGGAAGGATTTCACAAGTCCAGCAGAATAGCTTGCAGCTGTGCCTATACCATGAATTAGCTGCCACACAGACCTGCAAGTTGCACAGGCAGCCTAGGGACATGGATATGATGTATCTCTCCTGTGAAAATAAAGCCCCTATGTCTTTTGAGCAGCTCTTGCTTGCCTGGGAATAACTTGTCAACTTTTCATCTAAGGTCTGCAATAAACTCCTGTGTGCTCTATGTCTGGTGCTCAAAAAGAGGCTTTCCCGTATTTGCCCAGCAGGTAAAAGCTTGCCCTTTTAATTCTCTCTCTACCTTAACTCTTCACTAACACCTAGGTTTAGTACAGGATGTCAAAGAATGATATATTTTCCTCCTATTCCCTTGAACCCCCAGTATTTCTAAGCCTTACTTTGTCATTCCCAAGAGGGAAGGGACAAGAGCTTTGAGCTATTAAATCCTGCTGTCGGTTCTTGCCTGAAAGAGGTAGGGAAACAGATGGAAAGCTGAAGAAAGGAGCCCGTCCCTTGTCAGCGTTTACCTGTAATGGATGCAAAATGTGGGGTTAAATACCAGAAGTAGACCCAGGAACAGAAATTAATTGGGTACTTACACGGTTTCGTCATTCTTGAACTCCAGCTCCCCATAGGTGTCTTCGAAGTCTTCTCCACCTCCTTTCGCTGTCCCTTCTACTGTTCTAAATGGCACTATAACTGTACCCCGAGCACCTGATGTCCTTAGGACTTTGACTTCCATCACACCAATGCTCTCACTGACGTGTATAACATCACACTCAAATGTGAAGATGCCAGCATGGTCATCATCCAGTATAGTCACTGTGGCCACACAAGGAGAAGCCAATATGGCCTTTGGGTATGGGGAGTTACTGAGCTCTGAAGGTTCCTCAGTCTCCACCACACGGAGGTTACTGAGCCGCACAAAGAAATGCTCATCTTCCTCAAAGATGTCATCATCAATAATTCCCACTGAGAACTCCTTCTGGGTCTCCCCTGATTTCAAGACAACAGTCCCCTCTGTGAACTCATAGTCAGCACCAGCATTGGCAGAGCCATCCTCTGTTTTATAGTCCACATAGATGGTCTTGGACATGTCCCCTCCTTTCCGCACCACTGTCAGGAGAACAGCACCACAGTTCTCAAGACACTGGTAGGAGCATGGGTCAAAATAAATTTTGGAGATGAATTCCTCAGGTTCATCTGGCTGCACCTCATGCAAGCTGGTGCTCTTCTTGGCTTGCTCAGCTGCGTGCTTCTTCAGAATATTGCCAGCTCCCGTCATCATTCTGGTAGCTTGAATGCGATAAAAGGCCCTGCTCTTTTGCTGATGAGACAAGGCATAGTAGTTAGCCATCTCTACCAGCTGGTCCAAGTCCTTTTCTGGGTGCTTTTGCTTCAGGTCCTTAAGGATACGGATCATCTCTTTGCGAGATTCATCtacctccttcccctccacagTCACTAAGTTTCCATCTAGGAAGTGGGAGTTCATCATCTTGCCATCCATCTCAATTCCCTTAGGGTGATCACcttctgattctatgataatgcCCCTGTGCTTGTCAGTACGGTACTTTTTGTGCATATACTTGTAGAAAAGCAGACGTCTATCTGCTACCCAAGCCAGAAGGACACAaagtgggaagaagaaaagtgtGAGCAGACCTTCCCAGACCTGAACCACACCTGGAGAGAAGACAGCAAGGATCATGTACAACCAGATGTAAGCAAAGATGCTCCAAGCAGCTGTGACAAAGAAAACCCTCAGGTGTTTTATCTTTCTGGTTTCTCCATCAGGGATCACATAGACACAGATGGCAATGATGATAAACATATTGAAAGCAGCACTGCCAACAATTGTAGATGGCCCCAGGTCTCCAGCTATGAATCCATGCCCACACACTTCTATCAGAGACAGAAGGATCTCAGGAGCAGAGGAGCCCAGAGCCATGAGGGTCAAGTTGGAAACAGTTTCATTCCAAATCCGAATGGTGGTCGTTGTGGTTTCTCCATTGGGTTTCTTAATcgtgatttctttttcttgtgatGTAATGACCTCTATAGATGCCATGAAACGATCTGCAATGATGGAGACTCCAAGGAACATGTAGATCAGTGCTACAAAGTATACAATAACACGGGCAATTTTGTCCCCAAGTGATGGGTTTTCTGGGTACCATATTGGCAGGATAACACCTTCCTTGCAGTCAAAAGATCCTGAACACGAGCTGTTTTGTACTGAACTGGTTGAGTCTCCCGTCAGGCCGGCATCCACCTGCAAACCATGCAAAAACAGCACAAAAGTAACCAGCCCAAAATGGAGGAAGGCCGAGGTGACAGGCTGCAAGCTTAACCACGCCATACACAAGATGCAACTTCCACTGTGTAGATCCAAAAAGGCCAAGaacctgaaacaaacaaaacagagaggggggagggaagcatgagagaaaaggaaaatgcaacaTTTACCCAAACACACTTCAGTATCTCACCACTGAAGAGTACTGGTAGAGATGCATGGGCTGTCTCTCTGTCACTTTGAAGAAGATATTTAGCAGGGACTTTAACAAACTGCAACTTTTATATGCCCTGCAGATGAAGATCAGTTGCTAGAAAAGTAACTCAGTGAaaactgtatatatatatataatagcCCACTTTTGACCTACAGCATGTTCAATAGGAGTACTGAGTGCTCAGCTGCCACTCAGCTAATGAACCTGTGGCGTTCCCCAGCACATAGCACTTCAACACAGCACAAGAAACCAAATCTAAAGACTCCCCTATCTGACCACCCAGGAGATTAGGCAAGTCAAGGATTCACTTGCAGCATAAGAAGCACCATTTGAGGCCAGTGAGCAATCTCCAAATGAAGTTCATTTGTAGGACGTAAGTTACAAATTACAGAGTAACTTCATGGCCAAACCTTCCCTACAGCCAGCCCCTCTTAATAGGCTGCAGAGTCTCCAGTAGGGTCTTAGGGCTCCCATAAGCTTCCGAGGCACAGGGTCTCCATGTTAGGAGGTAAAGTTGTCAGCCCAGAAATAGGGAAGAGGACTCTTAAGCTCAACAAAGTGCCAAAGGCCATTTTTCACCAGCATTTCCATTATGACCTGGACGATCATGTTACGTCAAGAATCCTCCTTTTAAATGGTCACAGAAACCTGCGAATCCTCCACAGTTAGAAAAAGCCGTGCTCATGAACCCAAAAGACAGAGCAAAATTCATGTACCCACCGACATTCCCTCTGCATCCCTAAGAAAtcaatatattttcaaataccCTCTAAAATTAAAGTAATCTCTAACATTAAATACCatgtaaaaccaaaaaagatgGTCATCATATCACCTAGGCTTGGCATATTACTACCAAATAATGCCTTCTATTACTTACGGACCACATTGCTGTAGGGCTTGCACCACTTAAAATTGGATTCTGATCACAGTGTCATGGATCGCACTGTTCTCCTCCCTGTATACCAGGCCTCTGGAAGAATTTGGTCTCaggcttaaaataacaaatcacTTTTCTGAGTCCAGACACAGGCAAGTACCTCACAGGAAACATCAAACTTAATAGCGGTATTATCTACAACACTTGGAATGTTCAAGAGTCTTAACTCCCAGTGGCTTTCACTAAGGTTTGTACTGCCAGATCAGTAAGGCTGGGATTTGTTTCCCCTACTGTACCTAAATCTTGAGCAGTAAGTCAAATGAAGTCACCTTGGCTCCCTTTGTCAGAGGAAAGACAGTCATTTCCAGCAGATGATCCTTCCTGTCCCACTCTGTTCAGACCCAAAGGATGTGTTTAAGACACACATCTCCAGAAGGGATTTTGTCCCTTCCCATCTCTCCCCATGGTCTCAAGAGGGTGCCCAGTCAGCCAGTTTACAGCAGATACCTGAAGTTCAGAAGGCAGCAGTTCAAAAGAGATGAACTGGCCCCCAAACACTCAAAGAGGtcccttccctctgccttgCACTGTAAATATTCCAGGCAACATTTTCATGTTATCAGCATTAACAAATGCATCTCGAATGGCTATTTTACTACCATGTTGTGTCACTCGCCTCTTTCCAAAAGCGGGTGCAATCTTCCCGATagcaacaaaaacattttcaactttcagataaaaatctataaagacaagcaaaacaggaaggaaagcatGAACAAAGACTGCAAATgaacaaaatgaacaaaacagcTCCTGACAAAGCATAGCAGAGGGGAGAGAATTGATTATGCAGTATCAGGATCACAAATCCATATCTGACACCCTTGATATGAAAAAACAATACACTTCTTCATGCTACCTGGACTAATTCAGAAGAGCAAGATTCTCCGCATTAGCCCACTTACCTCCTCTCTCCATTGCCTACTCATCTGTCTGCTGCTATAGC
The Lathamus discolor isolate bLatDis1 chromosome 6, bLatDis1.hap1, whole genome shotgun sequence DNA segment above includes these coding regions:
- the SLC8A3 gene encoding sodium/calcium exchanger 3 isoform X2, translating into MAWLSLQPVTSAFLHFGLVTFVLFLHGLQVDAGLTGDSTSSVQNSSCSGSFDCKEGVILPIWYPENPSLGDKIARVIVYFVALIYMFLGVSIIADRFMASIEVITSQEKEITIKKPNGETTTTTIRIWNETVSNLTLMALGSSAPEILLSLIEVCGHGFIAGDLGPSTIVGSAAFNMFIIIAICVYVIPDGETRKIKHLRVFFVTAAWSIFAYIWLYMILAVFSPGVVQVWEGLLTLFFFPLCVLLAWVADRRLLFYKYMHKKYRTDKHRGIIIESEGDHPKGIEMDGKMMNSHFLDGNLVTVEGKEVDESRKEMIRILKDLKQKHPEKDLDQLVEMANYYALSHQQKSRAFYRIQATRMMTGAGNILKKHAAEQAKKSTSLHEVQPDEPEEFISKIYFDPCSYQCLENCGAVLLTVVRKGGDMSKTIYVDYKTEDGSANAGADYEFTEGTVVLKSGETQKEFSVGIIDDDIFEEDEHFFVRLSNLRVVETEEPSELSNSPYPKAILASPCVATVTILDDDHAGIFTFECDVIHVSESIGVMEVKVLRTSGARGTVIVPFRTVEGTAKGGGEDFEDTYGELEFKNDETVKTVRVKIVDEEEYERQENFFIALGEPRWMERGISEVAERKLTVEEEEAKRIAEMGKPILGEHPKLEVIIEESYEFKNTVDKLIKKTNLALVVGTHSWRDQFMEAITVSAGDEDEDESGEERLPSCFDYVMHFLTVFWKVLFACVPPTEYCNGWACFIVSILIIGMLTAVIGDLASHFGCTIGLKDSVTAVIFVAFGTSVPDTFASKAAAIQDVYADASITNVTGSNAVNVFLGIGLAWSVAAIYWASQGQEFQVSAGTLAFSVTLFTIFAFICISVLLYRRRPHLGGELGGPRGCKLATTFLFVSLWLLYILFATLEAYCYIKGF
- the SLC8A3 gene encoding sodium/calcium exchanger 3 isoform X1, giving the protein MAWLSLQPVTSAFLHFGLVTFVLFLHGLQVDAGLTGDSTSSVQNSSCSGSFDCKEGVILPIWYPENPSLGDKIARVIVYFVALIYMFLGVSIIADRFMASIEVITSQEKEITIKKPNGETTTTTIRIWNETVSNLTLMALGSSAPEILLSLIEVCGHGFIAGDLGPSTIVGSAAFNMFIIIAICVYVIPDGETRKIKHLRVFFVTAAWSIFAYIWLYMILAVFSPGVVQVWEGLLTLFFFPLCVLLAWVADRRLLFYKYMHKKYRTDKHRGIIIESEGDHPKGIEMDGKMMNSHFLDGNLVTVEGKEVDESRKEMIRILKDLKQKHPEKDLDQLVEMANYYALSHQQKSRAFYRIQATRMMTGAGNILKKHAAEQAKKSTSLHEVQPDEPEEFISKIYFDPCSYQCLENCGAVLLTVVRKGGDMSKTIYVDYKTEDGSANAGADYEFTEGTVVLKSGETQKEFSVGIIDDDIFEEDEHFFVRLSNLRVVETEEPSELSNSPYPKAILASPCVATVTILDDDHAGIFTFECDVIHVSESIGVMEVKVLRTSGARGTVIVPFRTVEGTAKGGGEDFEDTYGELEFKNDETVKTVRVKIVDEEEYERQENFFIALGEPRWMERGISEVAERKLTVEEEEAKRIAEMGKPILGEHPKLEVIIEESYEFKNTVDKLIKKTNLALVVGTHSWRDQFMEAITVSAAGDEDEDESGEERLPSCFDYVMHFLTVFWKVLFACVPPTEYCNGWACFIVSILIIGMLTAVIGDLASHFGCTIGLKDSVTAVIFVAFGTSVPDTFASKAAAIQDVYADASITNVTGSNAVNVFLGIGLAWSVAAIYWASQGQEFQVSAGTLAFSVTLFTIFAFICISVLLYRRRPHLGGELGGPRGCKLATTFLFVSLWLLYILFATLEAYCYIKGF